Within the Thermus oshimai DSM 12092 genome, the region CGAAGACGAAGGGGAGGCGGGTGCGGCGGAACCAGGCCATGGCGAGGTCCGTCACCCTAAGCGCCCCGAAGGCGCTGGGGAGGGCGTGGGGGGTTTCGGGCAGAGCCTTCAGGAGCCCCGCGTAGGCCCTAATGGCCCGGTCCCCGATGAGGAGGACCCCGTCGTAGGCCTCCAGGAGTTCCAGCCCCCCTTCCTCCCGCCGGTACTCGGGCTTTCCTCCCGCCTCCTTCAGAAGGAGCTTCAGAAGGGCCACGCTGGTGGCGCTTTCCGTGGTGAGGGCCACGCGGTGGAGCTCCGAGAGGGGCTTTTTATGGAATAGATTCACTGAATACACGGGCCCCAGCACCGCCACGGAGAAGTCGGGGAGGAGGCCTAAGGCCTCCTGGTGGGTGAGGTAAAAGAAGCTGGAGGCCAAGGAGAGCCCGATCTCCCCTTCCAGGAGGAGCCGGTTCAGGGCGGTGGGGGGGGCGTGGACCACCTCGAGGCCCTCCCCTTCCAAAAAGCGCACCAAGGGGGCCACGTTGGCGTAGGGGGGGAAGCCCAGGCGGTAGCTCATGCCTCCACGGCGTCCCAGACCCGGACCTCCCGGTAGAGGGCGTCCCGCTCCACGGGGATGCGGCCCGCCCGCAGGATGATGCGGGCCAGCTCCCCCTTGGTGAGGCCCTTAGGGGTGGGGCTTCCCGCCATGTGGACGATCCGTTCCTCAATGAGGGTGCCGTCGATGTCCGTCACCCCCCAGTCCAGGGACACCTGGGCCAGCTCGGGGGTCAGGGTGGCCCAGTAGCCCTTGATGTGGGGGAAGTTGTCCAGGTAGATGCGGGCCACGGCGAGGTTTTTCAGGTCGTCCACCCCGGTGGTGAACCCCTTCTTCCCAAGCTCCCGGGCAAGCGGGTTCCCGTCGGGCTGGAAGGCCAGGGGGATGAAGCTCATGAACCCACCGGTCTCGTCCTGGAGCCGCCTTAAGCGCTCCATGTGGTCCAGGCGCTCCTCCAGGGTCTCGATGTGCCCGTAGAGCATGGTGGCGTTGGTGGGGAGGCCCAGGGCGTGGGCCGTGCGGTGCACCTCCAGCCACCCCTCCGCGCTCACCTTGGCCCGGGCTATGCGCTTCCGCACCCGCTCGGCGAAGATCTCCGCCCCGCCCCCCGGCATGGCGTCCAGGCCCGCCTCCTTCAGGGCCTGGAGCACCTCCCGGTAGGGGAGGCGGGCGATCTTGGAGAAGTGGTGGATCTCCGCCGCGGTCCAGGCCTTCACCTGGGCTTCGGGGAAGTTCGCTTTGAGGGCCCGCACCAGGTCCAGGTAGTACTGGAAGGGCCTCTTGGGGTGGTGCCCCGCGGTGAGGTGGATCTCCTTTAACCCCGGCTGGTAGCGGGCCTTGATCCAGGCCACCACCTCCTCCACGTCCCAGTCCCAGGCCCCTTCCTCCCCGAACCTTCGCTGGAAGGCGCAGAAGGTGCACCCCACGTAGCAGATGTTGGTCTGGGAGACCCGTATGGAGTGGACGAAGTAGGTCTTGTGCCCGTGCTTCCTTTCCCGCACCCAGTTGGCCAGGCGCATGAGGGTGGGGAGGTCTTGGGTCTGGTAGAGGACGAGGCCCTCCTCAAAGCTGACCCGTTCGCCCGCCAGGACCTTTTCGGCGATGGGGACGAGACGGGGGTCTTGGATCCCCTTCATCCCCCCGAGTCTACTCCCCCTCGAGGCTTCGGGCTAGGGCCTCCACCTCCTTTTTCCTTCCCCCCACCGCCCGCTCCTGGAGGAGGTTTTTCAGGTAGCGGTCCGTGAGGAGGAGGTCCACGTAGGGGTGGACCGTGGCCGCCATGACGAAGTCCAGGAGGTCCGAGGGGCGGGGCCTGCGGGTGGGGTCCTTGCGGCTTCGGGCGACGAGGCGGGCGAGAAGCCGCACGAAGGGGACCTCCTTAAGCCCGGTGCGCCGCCTGATCTCCTCCCGCACCCAGGCCTCGAGGGCCCGTTCGGGAAGAGGGGGCAGGCCTTCCAGGAGGCCTTGGAAAGGGGAGAGGTCGGCCGGGGCCTCCCAGCTTCCCCCCCGCCAGAGGAAGTCCTCCCGGTAAAGCCCCCGCGCCTGCTTCCAGGCGATCTCCTCCCAGGGGCGCACCCAGTAGCCTCCGGAGAGGGCGGCGAAGACCTCCTGGAGGGCTGGGAGAAGGTAGCCCGCCTTCTCCTCCGGCCCCCGTACCGGGTGGAGGGTCTCCAGCACGTGGAAGGGGCTTGGGGGGGCGAGGGCCTTCCCCTTTAGGGCCCGGAAGAGGCGGCCGAAGGCCTCGTGCCCCTTCTGGCCCAGGAGGTGCTTGGCCATGCGGCTGGCGTAGTTCTGGTCCAGGTAGAGGAGCACTACTTGCGGGTAAGCCAAAGGGCCAGGGCCAGAAGGGCCACCCCGGCGGCGAAGAGGAGGAAGTCCAGGGCTTCTTGGGGCTTGAAGACCAGGGCCTTCTCAAAGAACTTCACCACCAGGATCATGACCACCACCTGGCCCAGCTTCTCCTTGAGGTCCGAAAGGCTTTCCACCGCCAGGACGTTCTCCAGGGGGAGGTCCAGCTTCCTCAGGAAAAGCTCAAAAAGCCCCAGGCCGAAAAGGAGGAAGACCGCCGCCAAAAGGGCCAGGTCCACCGCCCCCACCATCTTGGGGAGGGCGGCCTCGAGGCCTAGGGGAAGGGCCAGGAGGACCTCCTTGAGGGCATGGTAGGCGAAGTAGAGCGCCCCTAGGAGGAGGCCCGCCACGGGCAGGAGCATGCTCCAGCGGGCCAGGTGGGCCAGGGTCTCCCAGCGGAGCCTAGGGGACATAGGGGGCCTCCTTGGAGGGGGCGGTGGAGGAGCGCTCGATGAGGGTGGGCTCAAAGCGCACCGCCCTCGGGGGCCCCGCGTAGCCCTGCATCCTCTCCAAAAGGAGCTGGGCCGCCCGGGCCCCCATGGCCTCCACGGGCTGGGCCACGGTGGAAAGCCCGAGCTCCTCCGTGAAGGGGTGGCCGTCGTACCCCAGGACCCGCACCTCCTTCCCCGGGGTGAGGCCCAGGCGCTGGGCCTCCTCCAGGACCCCTAGGGCCACCTGGTCCGCCCCGGCGAAGACGTTGATGGGCGGGGAGGCCTTTTCCAGGAAGTGGCGCAGGGCGAGCCTGCCCCCTTCTGGGGAGAGCCGGGTGACGTAGAGGTGGTCTTCGGGGAAGGGCCGGCCCGCCTCCAGGAGGGCTTCCCGGAAGCCCGCCATGCGCTCGCTGAAGACGGTGTGGCGGAAGACCCGGTCGGGCTCCTCCTCCACCTTGATGGCGAAGACGGCCCCGGGGAAGCGGGCCAGGTACGCCCCCGCCATCCTCCCCCCTAGGCGGTTGTCCAGGTAGACGGAGTCGTACTGGGGGTTCTTGGCGTCCACCAGGACCACGGGCCGGTCGGTGGGCAGGCGCCCCCCTTCAAAGCGCTCGGAGAGGTCGTAGGAGGCCAGGATGAGGCCGTCCGTGAGGTAGGCCAGGGTGGTGCTCTCCAGGTAGCGCTCCAGCCGGGCCAGGGAGAGGATGGGGAAGAGGGCCAGGTCGTAGCGCTTTTCCAAAAGGACCCCCTCCAGGCCTTCCAGAAGCCTCCGGTAGAACTCCGTGGCCACGAAGGGGAGGAGGACGGAAACCGTGTAGCTCCTTCCCCCGGCGATGCGGCGGGCGTGGGGGTTTGGGGTGTAGCCCAGCTCCTCCATGGCCTTAAGCACCCGGGCCCGGGTTTCGGGCCGCACGGCGGGGTGGTTGTTCAGCACCCGGCTCACGGTGCCGATGCCCACCCCCGCCCGCTCGGCCACCTCGTGGATGGTGGGTTTCCGCTTCATGGCTGGGAGTGGAAGCCCTTCATGGAAACTTCCACGCTTCCAGGATAGGGCCTTTTCCGCCTTTCCGCCAGCCCCCTGGCAGAATGGGCCTATGGGCTACCTCCTCCTGGCCTACCTCCTGGGCTCCTTGGTGGGGGGGCTCCTCTTCTTCCCGGAGGTGCGGGGGAAGGACCTGCCCGGGGGGTCCGGGGTCTTTCGGAAAAAGGGCCCTTGGGCGGCCCTCCTGGTGGTGCTTTGGGACGTGGGGAAGGGGGTGTTGGCCCTCCTCCTCACCCCCGAGCCCCTCCGCCCCTACGCGGGGGCGGCCCTGGTGGCCGGGCACACCTGGCCCCTCTTCTTCCGCTTCCGGGGGGGTGGGGGGATCGCGCCCTCCTTGGGCTACTTCCTGGCCTGGTACCCCCGGGAGACCCTCCTGGCCTCGGCCCTGGCCCTCGGGGTGGCGGGGGCCTACCACCTCCTTTGGTGGCGGAAAAGGCGGGGGGTTTACCCCATCCCCTTTGGGGCCATCTTCGGCTACCTGGCCCTTCTCTTCCTCCTGCCCTCCCCGGGGCGGCTTGGGGCCTTGTGGGTGGCCGGGGTGGTCCTCCTTCGGGGTTTGGAAATCCTAAGGGGCAGGTGGTAGGTTAGGGCCATGAAGATCCTACGGTTCAACGAAGGGCGCTGGGGCATCTTGGAAGGGGAGATGGTTCTGGAAACGGACGCCCCCGGGGGGAACCCCACGGGGAGGCGGTACGACCTGGCCTCGGTGACCCTCCTCCCCCCGGCCACCCCCAGCAAGATCGTCTGCGTGGGGCGGAACTACCGGGAGCACATCCGGGAGATGGGGTACGATTTCGGCCACGACCTCCCCAAGGAGCCGGGCCTTTTCCTCAAGGCCCCCAACACCCTGGCCCGCCCCGGGAACCCCAGGGACCCCTGGGGGAGCGCGGAGCCCGTGCCCTACCCCGCCTTCACGCAGGAGCTCCACTACGAGGGGGAGCTCGCCGTGGTCATCGGGGACCGGATGCGGAGGGTCCCGCCCGAACGGGCCCTGGACCACGTGCTGGGCTACACCATCGGCCTAGACATCACCGCCCGGGACGTGCAGAAGAAGGACCTCCAGTGGGTCCGGGCCAAGAGCGCGGACGGGTTCCTCCCCCTAGGCCCCTGGATTGAGACCGACCTGGACCCCCAGGCCACCTGGGTGCGCACCTGGGTGAACGGGGAGCTCCGCCAGGAGGCCCCCACCTCGGCCATGATCTTCACCGTGGCCGAGATCCTCTCCTACATCTCCTCCTTCATGACCTTGGAGCCTTTGGACGTGGTCCTCACCGGGACCCCCGAGGGGGTGGGGCCTTTGAGCCCGGGGGACCGCCTCGAGGTGGGGGTGGAGGGCATCGGGACGCTTTTCAGCGTCATCGGGCCCAGGGAGGGGTAGGCCATGGAGGTCCGGGTGCTGGACTGCCGCTTCCAGGGGGCAGAAGGGGTCATCGCGAGCTTCCTCCTGAAGACGGAGGCGGGGCCCATTCTGATTGAAACCGGCCCCGAGCGCACCTTCCCCGCCCTGGTGGAGGCCTTGGGGAGGGAAGGGGTGGCCCCGGAGGAGGTGGGCCACGTCTTCGTCACCCACATCCACCTGGACCACGCGGGGGCCGCCTGGCGCTTTGCGGAGCTTGGGGCCACGGTCTACGTCCACCCCAAGGGGGCCCCGCACCTTATAGACCCTTCCAGGCTCCTCGCCTCCGCGGAGCGGATCTACGGGGACCTCCTGAAGCCCCTTTGGGGGGAGGTGAGGCCCATCCCTGAGGGAAGGGTCCGGGCCCTCACGGACGGGGAGGAGGTACGGATCGGCGGGGTCACGGTCCAGGCCCTGGAGACCTTGGGCCACGCGGTCCACCACCACGCCTACCGGGTGGGGGAGGCCCTCTTCGCGGGGGACATCGCCGGGGTGCGCATCGCCCCGGGGCCCGTCCTTCCCCCCACCCCGCCCCCCGACATCCACCTGGAAAGCTGGTACGCCTCCCTAGACCGCCTCAAGGCCCTCCGCCCGGAGGTCCTCTACCTCACCCACTTCGGCCCCTACACCGATGTGGAGGCCCACCTGGAGGCCCTGAGGGCAAGGCTTAGGGCCTGGGCGGACTGGGTCCTGGCCCGGCTTAGGGAGGGGAGGGACCCCCAAAGCCTCACCCCCGAGTTTGAAGCCTACTGGCGGCAGGGGCTGGAGGAGGAAGGGGTGGACGGGGCCCTGGCCCGGCTCTACGAGCTCGCCGACCCCCCCTACATGAACCTCCAGGGCCTCGTGCGCTACTGGCAGAAGCACCACCCCGAGGCCCTATGACCCCCTTTCCCCTGGGCCGCCCGGCCCGCATCGCCGTCCTCGCCTCCGGGCGGGGGACGAACCTGAAGGCCCTCATGGAGGCCTTCCCCAAGGGCCACCCCCTGGGGGAGGTGGCCCTGGTCCTTTCGGACAACCCCGAGGCCCTAGCCCTCCGGCGGGCCCAGGAGGGGGGGGTGGAGGCGGTGGCCCTCCCCTGGCGGGGGCGGCGGGCCTTTGAGGAGGAGGCCTTGGCCCTTTTGGAGGCGAAGGGCATAGACCTGGTGGCCCTGGCGGGCTTCATGCGCCTCCTCTCCCCCCGGTTCGTGGACCCCTGGTACGGCCGCCTCCTGAACCTCCACCCCTCCCTCCTCCCCGACTACCCCGGCCTAAACGTTCACCGGCGGGTCCTGGAGGCGGGGGAGGCCTGGACGGGGACCACGGTGCACTTCGTGGACCGGGGGATGGACACCGGGCCCATCCTCCTCCAGGCCCGGGTGCCCGTCCTGCCCACGGACACCCCGGAGGCCCTGGAAGCCCGGGTCCTCAGGCGGGAGCACCGCCTCTACCCCAAAGCCCTCCGCCTGGTCCTCCTGGGCTACGGCTTCCCGCCAGAAGG harbors:
- a CDS encoding menaquinone biosynthetic enzyme MqnA/MqnD family protein codes for the protein MSYRLGFPPYANVAPLVRFLEGEGLEVVHAPPTALNRLLLEGEIGLSLASSFFYLTHQEALGLLPDFSVAVLGPVYSVNLFHKKPLSELHRVALTTESATSVALLKLLLKEAGGKPEYRREEGGLELLEAYDGVLLIGDRAIRAYAGLLKALPETPHALPSAFGALRVTDLAMAWFRRTRLPFVFAVWAYRLEDPPPKAVVQALRRARRKGLAQLGEVARGEAERLGVHPALLEHYLWNFRYHLEEPDRLGLKAFAEALGLPFRPSFYSA
- the mqnE gene encoding aminofutalosine synthase MqnE; translation: MKGIQDPRLVPIAEKVLAGERVSFEEGLVLYQTQDLPTLMRLANWVRERKHGHKTYFVHSIRVSQTNICYVGCTFCAFQRRFGEEGAWDWDVEEVVAWIKARYQPGLKEIHLTAGHHPKRPFQYYLDLVRALKANFPEAQVKAWTAAEIHHFSKIARLPYREVLQALKEAGLDAMPGGGAEIFAERVRKRIARAKVSAEGWLEVHRTAHALGLPTNATMLYGHIETLEERLDHMERLRRLQDETGGFMSFIPLAFQPDGNPLARELGKKGFTTGVDDLKNLAVARIYLDNFPHIKGYWATLTPELAQVSLDWGVTDIDGTLIEERIVHMAGSPTPKGLTKGELARIILRAGRIPVERDALYREVRVWDAVEA
- a CDS encoding YqhA family protein, which encodes MSPRLRWETLAHLARWSMLLPVAGLLLGALYFAYHALKEVLLALPLGLEAALPKMVGAVDLALLAAVFLLFGLGLFELFLRKLDLPLENVLAVESLSDLKEKLGQVVVMILVVKFFEKALVFKPQEALDFLLFAAGVALLALALWLTRK
- a CDS encoding LacI family DNA-binding transcriptional regulator; the encoded protein is MKRKPTIHEVAERAGVGIGTVSRVLNNHPAVRPETRARVLKAMEELGYTPNPHARRIAGGRSYTVSVLLPFVATEFYRRLLEGLEGVLLEKRYDLALFPILSLARLERYLESTTLAYLTDGLILASYDLSERFEGGRLPTDRPVVLVDAKNPQYDSVYLDNRLGGRMAGAYLARFPGAVFAIKVEEEPDRVFRHTVFSERMAGFREALLEAGRPFPEDHLYVTRLSPEGGRLALRHFLEKASPPINVFAGADQVALGVLEEAQRLGLTPGKEVRVLGYDGHPFTEELGLSTVAQPVEAMGARAAQLLLERMQGYAGPPRAVRFEPTLIERSSTAPSKEAPYVP
- a CDS encoding glycerol-3-phosphate acyltransferase, which produces MGYLLLAYLLGSLVGGLLFFPEVRGKDLPGGSGVFRKKGPWAALLVVLWDVGKGVLALLLTPEPLRPYAGAALVAGHTWPLFFRFRGGGGIAPSLGYFLAWYPRETLLASALALGVAGAYHLLWWRKRRGVYPIPFGAIFGYLALLFLLPSPGRLGALWVAGVVLLRGLEILRGRW
- a CDS encoding fumarylacetoacetate hydrolase family protein, giving the protein MKILRFNEGRWGILEGEMVLETDAPGGNPTGRRYDLASVTLLPPATPSKIVCVGRNYREHIREMGYDFGHDLPKEPGLFLKAPNTLARPGNPRDPWGSAEPVPYPAFTQELHYEGELAVVIGDRMRRVPPERALDHVLGYTIGLDITARDVQKKDLQWVRAKSADGFLPLGPWIETDLDPQATWVRTWVNGELRQEAPTSAMIFTVAEILSYISSFMTLEPLDVVLTGTPEGVGPLSPGDRLEVGVEGIGTLFSVIGPREG
- a CDS encoding MBL fold metallo-hydrolase, producing the protein MEVRVLDCRFQGAEGVIASFLLKTEAGPILIETGPERTFPALVEALGREGVAPEEVGHVFVTHIHLDHAGAAWRFAELGATVYVHPKGAPHLIDPSRLLASAERIYGDLLKPLWGEVRPIPEGRVRALTDGEEVRIGGVTVQALETLGHAVHHHAYRVGEALFAGDIAGVRIAPGPVLPPTPPPDIHLESWYASLDRLKALRPEVLYLTHFGPYTDVEAHLEALRARLRAWADWVLARLREGRDPQSLTPEFEAYWRQGLEEEGVDGALARLYELADPPYMNLQGLVRYWQKHHPEAL
- the purN gene encoding phosphoribosylglycinamide formyltransferase codes for the protein MTPFPLGRPARIAVLASGRGTNLKALMEAFPKGHPLGEVALVLSDNPEALALRRAQEGGVEAVALPWRGRRAFEEEALALLEAKGIDLVALAGFMRLLSPRFVDPWYGRLLNLHPSLLPDYPGLNVHRRVLEAGEAWTGTTVHFVDRGMDTGPILLQARVPVLPTDTPEALEARVLRREHRLYPKALRLVLLGYGFPPEGLRPLVGEEAWARLQALSPRVRPFHLLASGFLLQAGKAHLAPEALLGRGGPWARGAFLFARLVTEEDPLLREELLELPEEVGRAVAEALFRVESPL